TTTGTATGATACTTGCATCCATGTAAGGATCACCTATATAAAACATATGGGAAGTGGGAGCATATCTGCACTTCAAACTTAGGATAAATGCTATTGTGGATTtttctatgttaccccgagtttccgggatggGGGGATGGGGAAACAGGTTTCCGGTATAGATTTTTTTTTCCCAAAGTAGGGGACGGCAGTGGGGACAGCTATATAAAAaatggggaaaatttaaaatatatagggaaattttaaatattcgtataaaaacatggataaagcatgcttatatacattataaaaccttaacatataacgtttgtgttaaataatttaaattgagAGTTTGCATGAGAGTGGAAgtcaaacaaataatcaaaattcaatcaTTAATTTTATGGGACAGCCAGAGTACGGGTTTCCGGAAGTTTCCGAGTTTCTGGGACGTCCCCGTTTCCGGGACGGATGAAATTATGCCGGAAACACGTCCCTGGGTAACACTGggattttttaaagttaaaaaaacaTTCCTTGTATCTGTATCCTCCCTACATCACCTCTGGATGGAGCCTAGGTCTTCATATCCTTATCCTTGACATGTATATTTAATAATGCAGGAGCTCAAAACATTTTACTCTTAATGGACTTGTGCAGGGAAAGTTAAAACAGAAGTTGACTGCTTATATATTGAAATTCATAGACAGTGACTTCACAGGAAGTAATTAAAATCCGTGGCCTCAGCTGACCAACACCAGAGCATCATTGCAGATATTGGACATTTTTTTTGGCACAGATCTAGCTTTTCTATTGGTATTTTATAGTTCATACACAACAAATAAACATCATATGCACGTAGTATTTGGTACATTGGAACAGAATTTGTATTCCTTACAGACAATTAATTTGTTCTGATAActgttattcttttattttaattagaattaaaatatgtCTTGTATGCATCCTTTCCGTCATGAGTTAGTGTCTCTGATATGTCTAATGATATGTTGAATGAATTAATAGCACATGCTCTCAGTAGGCTTGCCATAGTTGTGCTTTTTTAGTTTATCGCTTACTTCAAGCTGTGGCTAATCATTTGTTCTTATGAAAATTGCAGATTGGGAAGGCTACAGGACAGTAATGCAGTTCTGTCTCATTTTAACGTTTATTCAGAAAATTGTTTTGCAGATGTTGCAAGTGATTTTTCAAAGAATACACGCCTTCTAAAATCAATGAAAACAGACTTGGACTACATATTTCGGAAAATAAGGTTGTAGGACTTACCATTCCTCAGAACATTATTCCAATATCTTAGTTACAAATGGAGTTTTGTATTTTCAGTATTTATCTGTGTACATTGATTTTGGAGTCTACATTTCACCTGTCTTATCCTTATGGTTATTAGCTGCAGTAGCAAATTTGGGATGTGCATATTTTAGTTTCAACATGCAGTTGTAATTTGTTAAGCTATATGAGACCACCCTGGACACCTTACTCTTCTTAGACTGCAGCATATACTTATCCTAATCCCCCCAGCATTGTTAACTGTCCCTTCCCCACACAAGCACAGGATCTTCACTGTCACACCTGGTATTGCATTCTacaaatggagaaaacaatctaTGCTGTCGTCAAAAAATGCTTAAGTTGATAGGTCAAGACGATGGCAGTAGGGGAGAATGTCAGATATTACCTAATTTGTAATGATGCTCAGTTTGGAGTTGTTTCTTATAATTTCTAAATGCCCAGCAACAAGAAAGTTAACACATTGAAGCAGAAAAAATGACTTATCCTGTAAGCTTTACAAGAAGCAGATACCGAAAAGTATCATGAGAGTGTAGTAAAGTATTAAAGAATGACTGTCCTTTCCTCAATTTATGATGGGCTCATGCTCAGTTTTGTTCCATATTTATTCAGATTAGGTTCTCTCCCTATTAGATGATGAAGCCTTGATCATTTTTCTAGAGTTGCTCATATCTCTTTGGGAAACTATCTTAATTTTGAATTCGGCTTTGTTTTGTTTATCTTTTTGGGAAATAATCTTTATCTTGATCTTTATCCTAAACTAACTTCTTGTTTGTAATTTAGAAGTATGAAGGCACGGATTTCAAGCCAGTATCCAAATGCTTTTAAAGATATTCCAAGTGCAAGCATTGTAGACCAAAGGCCTAATCTAGAAGAACGCTCTTGAGTCTTCCCAGCTGCATCTGTGAATGCTTTTGCTGCTCTACAACTGTATATGATGGTGTATTTGCTGATTAACTGTATCTTTGTTCATGTATTTGCCTACGAACAGCAAATTTTGTTAATGCTTTTGACTTTCTAAAGCTGTATATGTTGCTGTTGTTGCTGATCAGTTGCTTCTGATCTTGTACTTGTAATTTTTGCTTCTTTCTccaataaaaaaaagtaaaggttATGTCATTTCATAAATTATGAAAGCATATATAAACACTGAATAAGTTGGTCTAATGTTTTGTTAATATTTCATTTGGAGCTCATAATAACTAATGATTTAAATGAAGAAATTTTCTCCTTTAGACTGGGTTTCAGCTAGTGGCAGCCAATAATGTTATCATGAAGACTCTTTTTCATCTTCAGACACAGGTTTCATTATATTTCATTAAACAGTTTAAAATATATTTTCCCCATCTCAACTAGAGCATGTGGAAATagacatgtttgttgaaatttgTCAAGACAAGGGCATAGATGCCAACAATTCAAATACAAGGGTATAGGAGGATGCAAGGGAAAGTTTGGTGCGTGGACAATGCACATAGAGGGAAAGACACATGATTAGTTTGAGCATGTTGACCATGGAAATAACAATAATGTCAAAAATACAAACTTTATGTCTTTGGGGTTACAATAGGTGATAAATGCATTTGCCATTACATGTATCGATTGTGAAACTGGATCACAGTGCATGAAAAAGATGCTTTCGACACATAAATTTTGTGTGCCTTTGCGTGTACTTCATAGTTTACTGAAGTAAAAGGGTTAAGAGGACTAGTTTAATGATGGCCATCAGATCATCAGTGAAAACTGTATACATAACGTTCAGTCCTCCATCTTTGTATTTCCAAGAGAAAAATGTTTTAGTGATATTGGATATCAAACTTTCTTTTGTGGTCCACCTATGTTCTGACCTTGGCAGTAGTGTGTCGTGTTTACATCTTAAGCTGCTTTACaggatgttggcaacaacaatttgACAGCCATTCTCTCCAGCCAGATGCAGGATCAACACACAATTAATGTATCGATATCTGCTTTCCTACTTCTATGCCTATCCATGCTGAAGATTTTGTAGTTTGCTTTGAAAATACAATTTAAGGGCCTTCCTAACAATGTGGCAGCAGTGATTGGTAATGGTCAGATATGCTAAAATGTTATTAGGCATCTCCAAGATTATTGCTTAGCATCATGGAATATTTTAGTTAACTCCTTATTGTGAAAGAAGTTAACTGTAACATGGCAATGATGGACAATAAAGACTGTATGGTGAGAATGGAAGATCACTAGAACATTAGAATAGAATCCTATTAACAAAACAATGAAGAAATGGCCAGCATGATCAAGACTCATCCTTATGTGCAGAAGTGATAAAGGAGTTGGTGGTGAGTAAGGAAGTCAGTCCAAGGATCTATTGGCAGCCGAAACCCCACAAGGAAGGCACATGTGGAGGCCATTTAAGCCTGAACATATGATATAGTGGTTTTTTAAGTAAAAATTTAAAACATCTCAAGCCCTCAAAATTCATTCTCCTACTTTAAGAATGGCATGC
The nucleotide sequence above comes from Cryptomeria japonica chromosome 11, Sugi_1.0, whole genome shotgun sequence. Encoded proteins:
- the LOC131049463 gene encoding kxDL motif-containing protein LO9-177 yields the protein MEKMEGEAAMAAASDEASHQIHTLLNKDDINTLKNLQLLILGRLQDSNAVLSHFNVYSENCFADVASDFSKNTRLLKSMKTDLDYIFRKIRSMKARISSQYPNAFKDIPSASIVDQRPNLEERS